CCTCGCCAGCGGCGAGGACTTCGACCCGGACCGCATCCGGCGACTGCTCGACGACCACCTCGACCGTGTCTTCTCCCAAGGAGTCCACACGCCATGACCACCGCACTCGTCTTAGGACTGATCGGCCTCGCCCTCGTCGACAGCACGAGCATCGGCACGCTGTTCATCCCGATCTGGCTGCTGCTCGCACCCGGCCGGGTCCGGCTCGGCCGCTTCGCCGTCTATCTCGGCACCATCGTCGTCTTCTACTTCGCCGCCGGGCTGCTCGTCATGGTGGGCGCCGACGCCGCCCTCGGCGTGATCGGCGCCCTGTTCGCGAGCGTCGACCAGACGATCCTGCGCGGCGTCCAGCTGGCGGCGGGCATCGCCCTGCTGGTGCTGAGCTTCCGCATGACCTCGAAGCACCGTAAGCCGAAGGGGCCGGGGCGGATCACCCGGTGGCGGGAGCGCGCGCTGACCGAGGAGGGCAGCACCCCGTCGCTGATCTCGCTGGCCCTGGCTGCCGCGGGCATGGAGCTGGCGACCATGCTGCCCTACCTCGCGGCCATCGGCCTGCTCGTCACCTCCGGCATCGGCTGGGGCGGCATCACCCTCAGCCTCGCCGCGTACTGCGTGATCATGGTGCTGCCCGCCGTCGTCCTGATCGGCGTCCGGCTCGTCGCCCACGAGCGGATCGATCCGCTGCTGCAACGGATGAACGCCTGGATGACCAAGAACGGTAACGAGACCCTGAGCTGGATCGTCGGCATCGCGGGCTTCCTGATCGCCCAGAACGCCGTCGGCGCCCTCCTCGCGGGCTGATCGACGCCGTGGCCTGACCGACGGCGTCCCGCCGCATCGCCTGCGCCGCGCTCGGGGACGGAGTGTCGCTCGTCGTCGTGACCAGCAGCTTCGTCCGCCGCGTCCGAGAGGACGACGGCCACGCGCCACCGGCGGCCGACCACCGAGACTCGGCCGCCCTCGCGCGCCTCCCGTCCCGTCAGAACCGCGGCTCCGGCGGGACGGCCGGCGATGCCCGCAGGTCACATCCATTCGCCGCCCCGCCGCCATCTCGACCACGCCGGCCGGGCGGCCGTCCTCCGCAACACGCTTGACGCCAAAGGGAATGCAGTGTGCGATATACCGCATGCCGGTCCCCCGCGGTCACCACGTCATGACCAGGTCGCTGCTGCGCGACGAGGCGTACCGGGCGATCCGCGACGCGATCGTCGACGGCACCCTCGCCCCCGGCGAGCGTCTGCTGGACACCGAACTCGTGGAATGGCTCGGGGTGAGCCGCACGCCGATCCGGGAGGCGCTGGCCCGGCTCGAACAGGCGGGACTCGTGCGGTCCAAGCCGGGCCGCTACACGATCGTCGCCCCGCTGGACGTCCGGGCCACCCGAGAGGCGCAGTCCGTCGCGGCGGCCCTGCACGCCCTGGCCGTGCGCGAAGCCGCGGCCACGCTGACCGACGTCGAGCTGACGTCGATGCGCGAGGCGAATCAGCGGCTCGCCGAGGCGTTGCGGACCGGAGACGTCGACGGCGCGCTGACGGCCGACGACGAGTTCCACGCGGTCCCGGTGGTCGCGGCGGCCAACGAGACGCTGCGCACGATGCTCGACCAGGTCACGCCGCTGCTGCGCCGGGTGGAGCGGGTGCGGTTCGCCACGCTGGCGGGTCGGAGTTCGGTGGCGCAGCACGCCGAGATCGTCGAGCTGTGCGCCTCGGGTGACGTCGACGGCGCGGCCGCCGCCACCCGACGCAACTGGGAGACCCTCGGACGGCTGCTCACGGCTGAGGCCCGAGGCGAGGACGCGGGGTCGACGACGTGACGATCGACGGCGCGGCGGGGACGGCGGCGGTGGCGGGGCGGGCGTCGAGGACGGCCGTCCCGGTGCCGAGGGGCAGACACGGGGAAGGCCGCCATGGCCGCGTCCGTACCCGCGTTCCCGTACCCGGCGCCGGGCCGTCACGCCGCACTCTCCGCGACGTCCGGCGTCCACGATCGCTCGCCACCCGCGCCGAACAGACCCGTGTCCATCCGCGATGACCCGTCCCGTCGGGCCTGCGCCGCGTCGCTGAGCCGGTCCGCCACGAGAAGCCGTCGAGCAAGGAGCGTCCACCATGTCCATCGAGGACTTCCCCCGCTATCCACTGCTGTTCGGCCCCAGTCCGGTGCATCCGCTGGAGCGGCTCACCCAGCACCTCGGCGGGCCGCGGATCTGGGCCAAGCGGGAGGACTGCAACAGCGGGCTGGCCTTCGGCGGCAACAAGACGCGCAAACTCGAGTACCTGGTTCCCGACGCGCTCGCCCAGGGCGCGGACACGCTGGTCTCGATCGGCGGAATCCAGTCCAACCACACTCGACAGGTCGCGGCGGTCGCGGCGCGGCTCGGGCTGACGGCCAGACTGGTGCAGGAGAGCTGGGTGGACTGGCCGGACCCGGTGAACGACAAGGTGGGCAACATCCTGTTGTCGCGGGTGATGGGCGCGCGGGTCGAACTCGTGCGGGCAGGGTTCGGCATCGGTGTCAAGGAGAGCTGGGAACAGGCGTTGGCCGAGGTCCGCGACCAGGGCGGAACGCCCTACGCCATCCCGGCGGGCGCCTCCGATCACCGGCTCGGCGGCCTGGGCTTCGCGAACTGGGCGGCGGAGGTGCGGCAGCAGGAGGCGGAGCTCGGCGTCTTCTTCGACACCATCGTCGTGTGCAGCGTGACCGGCTCGACGCAGGCGGGGATGATCGCCGGATTCGCCGGACAGGACCGCCCGCGTCGCGTGATCGGCATCGACGCCTCCGCCCGGATCGAGGCCACCCGGAGCCAGGTCGAGAAGATCGCCCGAGCCACGGCCGAGCTGATCGGGCTCGGCCGGGAACTGCGTGAGGCGGAGATCGAGGTCCGGGCGGGCTGGGCAGGCGAGGAGTACGGCGTCCCGACCGACTCGACCCTGGCGGCGATGCGACTCGCGGGCAGCCTGGAAGGCATGATCACCGATCCGGTGTACGAGGGGAAGTCGATGGCGGGCCTGATCGACCTCGTCCGCGAGGGAGACATCCCGGCGGAGTCCACCGTCCTCTACGCGCATCTGGGCGGGCAGCCCGCGCTCAACGCCTACAGCGGGCTCTTCTCCTGACGCGACGCCGGATCGGGCGCCTGCTCCCTGGACGTGCGCCCGCGCCGCATGCGGCCGGCCGGGCGGCCGGGTCGGGCATCCCGTCGGCGCCCCGGATCAGCGAGTCGACGGTGCTCGAGCGGAACCGGTGTCCACGCTCGGCACCCCGTGCGAGGGTGTCGGGCGGCCCGCGCGCGACACCGTGACGAACGCGGCATGCGGATCGCCAGACCGCCGCGGAGGCCCGCGGGGCGAGTCCGAGTTCCGGCGGCGGCCGGCGGTACGGCCGCCGCCCGCGCCGCCGAGCCGTGTCGGCGACGCGCGACCACACCACCACCCCTGCCGCCGGGCAGCCACGTACGCGGGTCTCGGCCCCGAGGCCCGCCGTCTCGAGGCCGTCGGATCGATTCGAGCCGACGCGGCGGCCTCCCCGCGGGGCGCGAGCCTGCCGAGCCAGCGACCCGACGACGGTCGAACGATCCGAAGATCAGGAATATGTCGTTCGCCGAGCAACCACGTCGACGTCTCCCGCGTAGAAGGGGCAGCGGCCTCGTCGGCCCGACAGTGACGGCCGACGGCCGACGGCCGACGGCCGACGGCCGACGGCCGACGGCCGACGATGGAGGATCGAATGCGATTACGTCATCTGAGATCGGGGACCGCGCTGGCGGTCGTGCTGGCGATGGCGGGCCCCGCCGCCGCGCTGGGCGCCGGTCCGCCCGACGGCCCGGTGCCCGCCGGGGAGCACCACGGCGCCCTCGGACACTCGGGGCCGATTCGATCGGTCACCCTGATCACCGGCGACCGGGTGTTGTTCACCGGGGGCGGCTCCGAGGTCAGCGTCGTCGCGGTGCAGCAGCCCGCGGAGCGACGCGGCATCGGCTGGGTGCGCACCTGGGACGACACCGGTGTCTCGGTACTGCCGTCCGACGCCCTCCCCCTCCTCGCGGCGGGCCGACTGGACGAGCGCCTCTTTCACGTCACCGGGCTGGTCGCGCAGGGCCTGGCCGACGACGAGCAGGAGGACCTGCGGTTGATCGTCACCGACGGAGCGGGCGAGGGGGAGGACGTCGAACTGTTCGACGCCGCGGCCCTGCCCGAGATGGCCGAGGTCGCGACCTCGTCGGCGGACCTCGGGGTGACGGGCGTCTCGGTTCCCCGGTCGGACACCGGAGAGTTCTGGTCGGAGCTCAACGCCCGGCCCACCACGCTCGCCGACTCGGCGGGCAAGGTGTGGCTGGACGGGCGGGTGCGGTCCACGCTGGCCGAGAGCGCCCCGCTGGTCGGCGCTCCCGAGGCATGGGAGGCGGGTCACACCGGCGCGGGCGTGCGGGTGGCCGTGCTGGACACCGGGTACGACACCGACCATCCGGACCTGTCCGATCGGGTGATCGACGCGAAGAGCTTCGTCGCGGGCGCCCCGGTCCACGACGGCGCGGGCCACGGCACCCACGTGGCGGGGATCATCGCGGGCAGCGGCGCCGCGTCCGACGGCCGCCACCGGGGCGTCGCGCCCGAGGCGGAGCTGCTGATCGGCAAGGTGCTCAACGACGGCGGCGGCTTCGAGAGCGACATCATCGCGGGCATGGAGTGGGCCGCCGAGAACGGCGCGCGGGTGGTCAACATGAGTCTGGGCGCCTACTCGTCGCCGTCCGGCGACCCGATGGTCGACGCGCTCGACAGCCTGTCCGAGACCCACGGGACCCTGTTCGTCACGGCGGCGGGCAACGACGGGCTACGCGGGTCGGTGGGCAGCCCCGCCGTCGCGGACTCGTCGCTCGCGGTCGGCAGCACCACCAAGCAGGACGAGCTCAGCGACTTCTCCAGCCAGGGCCCGCGCCCGTGGGACTTCGGCCTGAAGCCGGAGATCGCCGCGCCGGGCACCGACATCACCGCGGCGGGTGCCGCCGCCACCGGCTCCGACTACGTGTCGATGTCGGGCACGTCGATGGCGGCGCCGCACGTCGCCGGGGCAGCCGCCATCGTCGCGCAGGCCCACCCCGAGGCGACCGGCGAGGAGCTCAAGGCCCTCCTCGTCAACAGCGCCCAGCCGTTGGCCGACATCAGCGTGCACGGCCAGGGCGCCGGCAGGCTCGACGTCGAGCGCGCGACGAACCAACGGCTTCGTGCCGAACCGGCTGCCTTGGGCGTCGGCAGGCTGCCCTGGCCGCATGACGCCGCCGAGCCGACCGTGCGCACGGTGACCTATCACAACCCGACGCCGGAGGACGTGGAGCTGACGCTGTCGGTGGACGTCGAGGGAGCGCAGGACGTCGTCGCGCTCGACGCCGAGAGCATCACGGTGCCCACCCGAGGCAGCGTCGAGGTCGACGTGCTCGTGACGCCGAGCAACGAGGCCGTCGGCGAGTACACCGGCCGCGTGATCGCCGAGTCGGGCGAGACGCGACTGGTCACGCCGCTGTCGGTTCATGTCGAACCGGAGTCTTACGACGTTCCGATCGAGTTCACCGACAGCGCGGGCGATCCCGTGAACGGCCTGTTCATCCTTCAGGACCACACGACGGGCGCCACGACCACGGTGTGGTCCGACGAGGGCCCCCAGGCGAGGCTGTCCGCAGGCGAGTACCGCGTGATCGGCTTCGGCATCCGCTTCGCGGCAGGTGAGCCGGCGGCGGAGAACACCGCGTTCGCGCTCGACAGGTTCACCGTGGAGCCGGGCGCGGCACTGCGCCTCTCCGGCCAGGACGGCGAACTGGTCGAGATCGGCGTCGAGAGCACCGAGGACGTCACCCAGGACCTGGCCTCGGTGATCCTGGAGTCCACGACGCACCCGGACTCGCCCATCGGCATCCAGGCGGACGCCGTGCGGGAGAACCTCGTCGTCCCGTCAGGCTCGGTGCCGGGCCTCGAGTACCACTATTCGGGGTTCTGGGGCGTGCCGTGGGCCTCGGCGACCGTGCTGGGCGACGACGGGTTCACCGTCGGCTGGGCGTTGGAACAGTCCATCGAGGGCCACGACCTCGAGACGGCGGGCACGGTGATCGACATCACCGGCATGGACCCCGAGAAGGTGCCCGACCTGACCGGGCTGATCCCGCTCATCGCCGACACCGAGTACGCCCTGGACGCCGCGCGCCTCGCCGCGCTGGTGGCGGCCTCGCGAGACAACGGCGCCGAGCTGGTGTTGTCGTCGAACCACATCGAGGACCTCTCCGTGCTGCCCGTCGTGCAGCTCTACCGACAGAACGACGTCGAACGGCTGCTGAGCCGCATGGCGTCGGGGCCGACGGACATCGCGGTGACGCTGACCGCCCAGAGCCCGGTGAGCTACCACCTGGCCGACTCGGTCTTCGACGGGCTGAGCGCCGAGGCGACCGACTGGCGATTCGACACGGCGGAGCTCGCCGAGGTCGAGTCCGCCCAGCATCACCCGCTGGGCACCGGTCGGGAGTGGGCCATCATGTCCTACGCCGTCGACGGTGGAGTCTCCTACATGGTGGAATCGCCCCGCCGGACACCGCATCGGCGAACCGACTACTACTCCCCCGACGTCGAGTGGGCCGCCTACAGCTCACTCGGCTACCGGATCGAGGGAGACGACATCGTCGACTTCCCGGCGTTGCAGACCGTCCCCGAAGCGCGCCCGGCCGGCCCGAACCCCGCGCACGACCTCTGGGTCGGACCGCTGGGCCCGTCGCTGCCCACCGTGCGGTACTCGGCCGACGGGCTGGTGCCGCCGGTGTTCCGTCGGGATGACGTGCTGACCGTCGAGGTGCCGATGTTCGGCGACAACGAGCCGCGCAACGTCGCCTTCCCGAACGCGATCGACACCGGCAGCACGGTGCTCGAACACGACGGCGTCGAGATCGGCCGCAGCGAGTCGGCGGGGCACGGTTCCTTCGACCTGCCCGCGTCCTCGGACGGCTGGTTCGAATTGACGGCGACCGGCGTCCGGGACGCCGACTGGTGGCCGGTCTCCACCGAGGTCGACGCACGGTGGCGATTCCGGTCCGCGCCCGCGGAGCCGGGGACGATCGTCGCGCCTCGGCTCCTCGACGTGCGATTCGACCTGGATCTG
This genomic stretch from Actinoalloteichus hoggarensis harbors:
- a CDS encoding GAP family protein, yielding MTTALVLGLIGLALVDSTSIGTLFIPIWLLLAPGRVRLGRFAVYLGTIVVFYFAAGLLVMVGADAALGVIGALFASVDQTILRGVQLAAGIALLVLSFRMTSKHRKPKGPGRITRWRERALTEEGSTPSLISLALAAAGMELATMLPYLAAIGLLVTSGIGWGGITLSLAAYCVIMVLPAVVLIGVRLVAHERIDPLLQRMNAWMTKNGNETLSWIVGIAGFLIAQNAVGALLAG
- a CDS encoding GntR family transcriptional regulator, translating into MPVPRGHHVMTRSLLRDEAYRAIRDAIVDGTLAPGERLLDTELVEWLGVSRTPIREALARLEQAGLVRSKPGRYTIVAPLDVRATREAQSVAAALHALAVREAAATLTDVELTSMREANQRLAEALRTGDVDGALTADDEFHAVPVVAAANETLRTMLDQVTPLLRRVERVRFATLAGRSSVAQHAEIVELCASGDVDGAAAATRRNWETLGRLLTAEARGEDAGSTT
- a CDS encoding 1-aminocyclopropane-1-carboxylate deaminase, encoding MSIEDFPRYPLLFGPSPVHPLERLTQHLGGPRIWAKREDCNSGLAFGGNKTRKLEYLVPDALAQGADTLVSIGGIQSNHTRQVAAVAARLGLTARLVQESWVDWPDPVNDKVGNILLSRVMGARVELVRAGFGIGVKESWEQALAEVRDQGGTPYAIPAGASDHRLGGLGFANWAAEVRQQEAELGVFFDTIVVCSVTGSTQAGMIAGFAGQDRPRRVIGIDASARIEATRSQVEKIARATAELIGLGRELREAEIEVRAGWAGEEYGVPTDSTLAAMRLAGSLEGMITDPVYEGKSMAGLIDLVREGDIPAESTVLYAHLGGQPALNAYSGLFS
- a CDS encoding S8 family peptidase, whose amino-acid sequence is MRLRHLRSGTALAVVLAMAGPAAALGAGPPDGPVPAGEHHGALGHSGPIRSVTLITGDRVLFTGGGSEVSVVAVQQPAERRGIGWVRTWDDTGVSVLPSDALPLLAAGRLDERLFHVTGLVAQGLADDEQEDLRLIVTDGAGEGEDVELFDAAALPEMAEVATSSADLGVTGVSVPRSDTGEFWSELNARPTTLADSAGKVWLDGRVRSTLAESAPLVGAPEAWEAGHTGAGVRVAVLDTGYDTDHPDLSDRVIDAKSFVAGAPVHDGAGHGTHVAGIIAGSGAASDGRHRGVAPEAELLIGKVLNDGGGFESDIIAGMEWAAENGARVVNMSLGAYSSPSGDPMVDALDSLSETHGTLFVTAAGNDGLRGSVGSPAVADSSLAVGSTTKQDELSDFSSQGPRPWDFGLKPEIAAPGTDITAAGAAATGSDYVSMSGTSMAAPHVAGAAAIVAQAHPEATGEELKALLVNSAQPLADISVHGQGAGRLDVERATNQRLRAEPAALGVGRLPWPHDAAEPTVRTVTYHNPTPEDVELTLSVDVEGAQDVVALDAESITVPTRGSVEVDVLVTPSNEAVGEYTGRVIAESGETRLVTPLSVHVEPESYDVPIEFTDSAGDPVNGLFILQDHTTGATTTVWSDEGPQARLSAGEYRVIGFGIRFAAGEPAAENTAFALDRFTVEPGAALRLSGQDGELVEIGVESTEDVTQDLASVILESTTHPDSPIGIQADAVRENLVVPSGSVPGLEYHYSGFWGVPWASATVLGDDGFTVGWALEQSIEGHDLETAGTVIDITGMDPEKVPDLTGLIPLIADTEYALDAARLAALVAASRDNGAELVLSSNHIEDLSVLPVVQLYRQNDVERLLSRMASGPTDIAVTLTAQSPVSYHLADSVFDGLSAEATDWRFDTAELAEVESAQHHPLGTGREWAIMSYAVDGGVSYMVESPRRTPHRRTDYYSPDVEWAAYSSLGYRIEGDDIVDFPALQTVPEARPAGPNPAHDLWVGPLGPSLPTVRYSADGLVPPVFRRDDVLTVEVPMFGDNEPRNVAFPNAIDTGSTVLEHDGVEIGRSESAGHGSFDLPASSDGWFELTATGVRDADWWPVSTEVDARWRFRSAPAEPGTIVAPRLLDVRFDLDLDGTNSAAAETPVTGSVTASAAEGESPVTDLRVSYSLDDGASWHAASTRQEGESWTVEIPAAAEGEHVSLRVAAEDDSGHSVIETITKAYAVK